A stretch of the Chloroflexota bacterium genome encodes the following:
- a CDS encoding FtsX-like permease family protein: MNSMLWLSGMRYLLSRPWQTSLSVLGITLGVAIVVAIDLGNQSAKHAFSLSSNAVTGTATHRIVGGPGGLPERTYHALRVELGVRASAPIVGGYAHPIDVDPRGRSLRLLGIDPFADTQFRPYTDSGAFVARSDSPARNAAFLLAAPDAVLVSVQTADALGVQAGDTVKLRIADAVRDVKIVGLLAPRDSISDETLRNLLIVDIATAQELLRFEGRLSHIDLMLPPGEQGDFALQRIRAILPDEAAIVSSETRSETIDELTQSFDDNLFVVSLLGLIVGAFLIYNAMAFSVVQRRPVIGALRAIGVTRGQVFGMVLGEAAVIGVVSSVVGVLLGIVIGRGVLNIITQTITDLFFVVSVQNLAIPVWSLVKGALLGVFATIAAAFVPALEATDIPARDTLSRSNLESRYKGAAPIASIAGIALMVVGAVLVLLPSKSLFLAFGGVGTLVLGYAMLTPAAVIVMSRALAPLMGRLFGTMGAMAARGIAASISRTAVAIAALAVAISITISIDTMVQSFRVTVVQWLDNSLGSDIYISPASFSSQATESGLSPALLDSLRRLDGVASVRTVRNATVNSPSGEVELLALDTTLDDFARYNTFKEGEPVLIWDRLQFGDAVAVSEPFAYRSGIGVGDTVSLLTSEGVREFRVVGIYYDYRNSANGKVMMSRKAYNRFWDDDRVTGIGVSAAYGVSIDALIMSVDNAISSDADVRIRSNAELKTAALEVFERSFAITSVVHALSISVAFVGVLSALMAIQMERATEFGTLRAIGFTPRQVWLMFTAQTGLMGVAAGILAVPLGLIQGAILIFVVNRRSFGWSMDMEIYPIILAQAVVIATTAALLAAIYPAIRMSRASPAEVLHEE; encoded by the coding sequence ATGAACAGCATGCTATGGCTTTCCGGCATGCGATACTTACTGAGCCGCCCGTGGCAGACCTCGCTGTCTGTGCTGGGCATTACGCTTGGCGTCGCCATAGTGGTCGCTATTGACTTGGGCAATCAGAGCGCAAAGCACGCATTCAGCCTGTCTAGCAATGCCGTTACAGGCACCGCTACACACCGCATCGTAGGCGGTCCCGGCGGCTTACCAGAGCGCACATACCACGCGCTGCGTGTGGAACTCGGAGTCCGAGCATCCGCGCCCATCGTCGGAGGCTACGCGCATCCGATCGATGTTGACCCGCGTGGCAGGTCGCTCAGATTGTTGGGCATCGACCCATTCGCCGATACGCAGTTTCGACCGTACACGGACAGTGGCGCATTCGTGGCAAGGTCGGATTCGCCGGCGCGAAATGCCGCCTTCCTGCTTGCCGCGCCGGACGCTGTGCTAGTCTCGGTGCAGACCGCGGACGCGCTTGGCGTGCAAGCGGGCGATACGGTGAAACTGCGTATTGCCGATGCAGTGCGCGATGTGAAAATCGTAGGGCTTCTTGCCCCGCGCGACAGCATCAGCGACGAGACACTCAGGAACTTGCTGATTGTGGACATCGCTACGGCGCAAGAACTGCTGCGATTCGAAGGGCGACTCAGCCACATAGACCTTATGCTGCCACCCGGAGAGCAGGGAGACTTCGCACTGCAACGCATCCGAGCGATACTGCCGGACGAGGCAGCTATCGTCAGCTCCGAGACGCGCTCCGAGACAATCGACGAACTTACGCAATCATTCGACGATAACCTGTTCGTCGTCAGCCTACTGGGACTGATTGTCGGCGCGTTTCTGATATACAACGCGATGGCGTTCTCGGTGGTGCAGCGGCGGCCGGTCATCGGCGCACTGCGCGCCATCGGAGTTACACGCGGGCAGGTCTTCGGCATGGTACTTGGCGAGGCAGCCGTCATCGGCGTGGTCAGCTCGGTCGTGGGCGTGCTGCTGGGCATCGTCATCGGGCGCGGCGTGCTAAATATAATAACGCAGACGATTACCGATCTTTTCTTCGTCGTGTCGGTGCAAAACCTGGCTATCCCAGTTTGGTCGCTTGTCAAGGGCGCACTGCTTGGCGTGTTCGCGACGATAGCGGCGGCATTCGTGCCTGCGCTCGAAGCGACCGACATTCCCGCACGGGACACTCTATCGCGTTCAAATCTCGAAAGCAGATACAAGGGCGCTGCTCCAATCGCATCCATCGCTGGTATCGCACTGATGGTCGTTGGCGCGGTGCTTGTGCTGCTGCCCTCAAAGTCGCTGTTTCTGGCATTTGGAGGCGTTGGAACGCTGGTGCTTGGCTACGCGATGCTCACGCCGGCCGCGGTCATCGTGATGAGCCGCGCACTCGCGCCACTGATGGGCAGGTTGTTCGGTACGATGGGCGCGATGGCGGCACGCGGAATCGCCGCGTCCATCAGCCGCACAGCCGTAGCAATCGCCGCGCTCGCAGTCGCCATATCCATCACGATTTCCATTGACACGATGGTACAAAGCTTTCGTGTTACCGTCGTGCAATGGCTGGATAATTCGCTCGGCTCGGACATCTACATTTCGCCTGCGTCGTTCAGTTCACAAGCGACTGAGTCCGGATTATCGCCTGCGCTGCTCGATAGCCTACGACGCCTTGACGGCGTGGCAAGCGTGCGCACCGTGAGAAACGCAACTGTAAACTCGCCAAGCGGCGAAGTGGAGTTACTCGCGTTGGATACGACTCTCGACGACTTCGCGCGCTACAACACTTTCAAGGAAGGCGAACCGGTGCTCATCTGGGACAGGTTGCAATTCGGTGATGCCGTTGCGGTGTCGGAGCCGTTCGCGTATCGCAGCGGCATTGGTGTGGGCGACACCGTCAGCTTGTTGACGAGCGAAGGCGTGCGCGAGTTTCGTGTGGTGGGCATATACTACGACTACCGAAACTCCGCGAACGGCAAGGTGATGATGAGCCGCAAGGCGTACAACCGTTTCTGGGACGACGACAGGGTTACCGGAATCGGCGTAAGCGCGGCGTATGGCGTTAGCATCGACGCTTTGATAATGTCGGTGGATAACGCTATCAGCAGCGACGCGGATGTGCGAATACGGTCTAACGCCGAGCTGAAGACTGCCGCGCTAGAAGTGTTCGAGCGTAGTTTCGCCATCACTTCCGTAGTGCACGCGCTATCCATCAGTGTGGCGTTCGTGGGCGTGCTGAGCGCTCTGATGGCGATACAGATGGAGCGCGCCACAGAGTTCGGCACGCTGCGCGCCATCGGCTTCACGCCGCGCCAAGTGTGGTTAATGTTCACCGCGCAGACCGGGTTGATGGGCGTGGCAGCTGGCATACTCGCGGTGCCGCTCGGACTGATTCAAGGCGCGATTCTGATATTCGTGGTGAACCGCAGATCGTTCGGCTGGTCGATGGATATGGAAATCTACCCGATCATCCTGGCGCAGGCGGTCGTCATCGCCACCACCGCCGCGCTGCTCGCAGCAATCTATCCCGCAATCCGAATGTCGCGCGCGTCCCCCGCCGAGGTGCTGCATGAAGAGTAG
- the nudC gene encoding NAD(+) diphosphatase — protein sequence MTDEPKERHLYPPHVFAGNPLDRGEVERRDEDWIDAQARDPRSLYLPFSSLNVLLGIDPEPTLGWLPQDVIPADGTVSTPTLLGMMDGSTHFAIEVDDDAAVFLEEWSGMKFEDCRAAGELLPIPDGGIVAQARAQIDWHRRHRYCSVCGNPSEKRRGGQVRFCPVCKAQHFPRTDPVVITVVEDKEGDRCLLGQSRGRLQRMRMYSALAGFMDQGEAIEEAVAREIREEAGIEVKNVRYHSSQPWPFPSSLMIGCIAEAATTDINMDAEEMTDVQWFERSEVLLALEGKSEKLTVPAPLAIAHHLVKAWAYGEMP from the coding sequence CTGACCGATGAACCAAAGGAGCGCCACTTGTATCCCCCACATGTATTCGCGGGCAACCCGTTGGACAGAGGAGAGGTCGAGCGGCGCGACGAAGATTGGATTGACGCGCAAGCACGCGACCCGCGGAGCCTTTACCTGCCGTTCAGCAGCCTGAATGTGCTGCTCGGCATCGACCCCGAACCAACGCTGGGTTGGCTGCCGCAGGACGTTATCCCTGCGGACGGCACGGTCAGCACTCCGACGCTACTCGGAATGATGGACGGCTCCACGCACTTCGCCATTGAGGTGGACGACGACGCGGCCGTGTTCCTCGAAGAATGGTCCGGCATGAAGTTCGAGGACTGCCGCGCGGCGGGCGAACTACTGCCCATACCAGACGGCGGAATCGTGGCGCAGGCGCGCGCGCAGATAGACTGGCACAGGCGACATCGGTATTGTTCGGTCTGCGGCAATCCGTCGGAGAAGCGGCGCGGCGGGCAAGTACGCTTTTGCCCGGTATGCAAGGCGCAGCACTTCCCGCGCACCGACCCCGTGGTTATCACCGTCGTAGAGGACAAGGAAGGCGACCGATGCTTGCTAGGGCAGTCGCGCGGACGACTGCAACGAATGCGGATGTACTCGGCACTCGCGGGCTTTATGGACCAGGGTGAAGCAATCGAAGAGGCGGTCGCGCGAGAGATTCGGGAAGAAGCGGGCATCGAAGTGAAGAATGTGCGCTACCACTCGTCACAGCCTTGGCCCTTCCCGTCATCGCTGATGATAGGCTGCATCGCCGAAGCCGCCACGACGGACATCAACATGGACGCCGAAGAGATGACCGACGTGCAGTGGTTCGAGCGCTCTGAAGTGCTGCTCGCGCTGGAGGGCAAGAGCGAGAAGCTGACGGTGCCCGCGCCGCTTGCCATAGCGCACCATCTGGTTAAGGCATGGGCGTATGGGGAGATGCCATAA
- a CDS encoding PaaI family thioesterase, translating to MDLHKRMREAPYHRWLGVELLHADGGEVEVRMPFREEFLASDDRLSVHGGIISTLADLTACFAMMSSTGKDAPNMNLQVDYLRMVGPDTDLVARGKAVKTGRTVGVADVEIRTTEGRLVAVGRSTLVNNAAPRETLTGRG from the coding sequence ATGGACTTGCACAAGCGAATGCGAGAAGCCCCGTATCACCGCTGGCTCGGCGTTGAACTCTTGCATGCCGATGGCGGCGAGGTTGAAGTGCGCATGCCGTTTCGCGAAGAGTTTCTGGCGTCAGACGACCGCTTGAGCGTGCACGGCGGCATCATTTCTACGCTCGCCGACTTAACCGCCTGCTTTGCGATGATGAGCAGCACGGGCAAGGACGCGCCAAATATGAATTTGCAAGTTGACTATCTGCGAATGGTGGGACCCGACACCGATCTGGTAGCGCGTGGCAAGGCAGTCAAGACAGGGCGTACAGTTGGCGTCGCCGATGTTGAGATACGCACGACCGAAGGCAGACTCGTAGCAGTCGGACGCTCTACACTGGTTAACAACGCGGCACCGCGCGAGACGCTTACCGGCAGAGGCTAG
- a CDS encoding acyl--CoA ligase has protein sequence MTVTVNVEKHPSKNFGELFWRPVALYPDKTVIQQGEVSLTYADLDARTQQVAAALARLGIGKDDKVMLLMTNDYRFVESLFGIIRIGAVAVPANIKLGNDALIYIAEHSDSRILVAHEELADRAQAIHDGVANVEHTLLVDGDMPGMLDYETLLAAELDSFTTAEVEDDDVAMMMYTSGSTGRPKGCLLSHASKWWTARSNTRAMMHVQSDRALIVGPLYHANALWGSLMPMLYVGGSAAILPGFAAVPVIEAIDRHKPTFMSGTPSMYSLMLAEREALRVNDVTSFEFLSCGSAPVPEELMQEINRVFGCEVVESYGLTEAGANVLTPRWGLKKLGSCGLPVMDVQIRIVDLEDDTRNCEPGEIGELWSKGPPNLIGYYKQPDVTAEKMTPDGYVKSGDLVYADEQGYIYFQGRVDDMINCGGENVYPKEVETIILAHPAVADVSVVSARHQVKGEAPVAWVVLHKGEDTDEMALKQFFFANGPAYAHPRRVFFLEEIPVSGTNKIDRKWLTEEAARRIPQGITGGMG, from the coding sequence ATGACCGTGACCGTGAATGTTGAAAAGCATCCATCCAAGAACTTCGGCGAACTCTTCTGGCGGCCGGTCGCGCTGTATCCGGACAAGACCGTGATACAGCAGGGCGAAGTCTCGCTCACCTATGCCGATTTGGACGCACGCACGCAGCAGGTCGCGGCGGCGCTCGCGCGACTGGGCATCGGCAAGGACGACAAGGTGATGCTGCTGATGACCAATGACTACCGCTTCGTCGAGAGTCTGTTCGGCATCATTCGCATCGGCGCGGTGGCGGTCCCGGCGAACATCAAGCTAGGTAACGACGCGCTGATATACATCGCCGAGCATAGCGACTCGCGTATTCTCGTCGCGCACGAAGAGCTTGCGGACAGGGCGCAGGCGATTCATGATGGTGTTGCGAACGTCGAGCACACGTTGCTGGTTGACGGCGATATGCCCGGCATGCTTGACTACGAGACGCTGCTCGCCGCAGAACTCGATAGTTTCACGACAGCGGAAGTCGAAGACGACGATGTGGCGATGATGATGTACACATCCGGATCAACCGGCAGGCCCAAAGGCTGTCTGCTCAGCCACGCGAGCAAGTGGTGGACGGCGCGCTCTAACACGCGCGCGATGATGCACGTGCAGTCCGACCGCGCGCTCATAGTCGGTCCCTTGTACCACGCGAACGCGCTCTGGGGCAGCCTAATGCCGATGCTGTATGTCGGCGGCTCCGCTGCGATTCTGCCCGGCTTTGCCGCTGTCCCCGTAATCGAGGCGATTGACAGGCACAAACCCACATTCATGTCTGGCACACCATCGATGTACAGCCTGATGCTCGCCGAACGCGAAGCACTTCGGGTGAACGATGTAACATCCTTCGAGTTCCTGTCCTGCGGCTCTGCGCCTGTGCCTGAAGAGCTGATGCAGGAGATAAACCGCGTCTTCGGCTGTGAAGTCGTGGAGAGCTACGGCTTGACCGAAGCAGGCGCGAATGTGCTGACGCCGCGTTGGGGATTGAAGAAACTTGGCAGTTGCGGGTTGCCCGTGATGGATGTGCAAATCCGAATCGTGGACTTGGAAGACGACACGCGCAACTGTGAACCCGGCGAAATCGGCGAGCTCTGGAGCAAGGGTCCGCCCAACCTGATCGGCTACTACAAGCAGCCCGATGTAACCGCCGAGAAGATGACGCCCGACGGCTATGTGAAGTCAGGTGACCTCGTGTACGCCGACGAGCAGGGCTACATCTACTTTCAAGGTCGAGTGGACGATATGATTAACTGCGGCGGCGAGAACGTGTATCCCAAGGAAGTGGAAACTATCATCTTGGCGCACCCTGCCGTCGCCGATGTGAGCGTGGTGTCGGCGCGGCATCAGGTCAAGGGCGAAGCGCCGGTCGCATGGGTAGTGCTGCACAAGGGCGAAGACACTGATGAGATGGCGCTCAAGCAGTTCTTCTTCGCCAACGGTCCCGCCTACGCCCACCCGCGTCGCGTCTTCTTCCTGGAAGAGATACCCGTCTCAGGCACAAACAAGATCGACCGCAAGTGGCTCACCGAAGAGGCAGCGCGCCGCATTCCGCAGGGGATAACTGGCGGGATGGGATAG
- a CDS encoding ABC transporter ATP-binding protein, which produces MRTNTVVPQQTQPPRSIVELRSLTKRFLEGRETRSVIRRADAKIYHGEFVALAGPSGSGKTTLLNLIGGIDTPTEGEVLIDSTRINKLSETERTLFRRKNIGFVFQFFNLIPTLNVRENLLLPLQLNGYASAESERRIRKSLEQVGMADRMDSHPDRLSGGEQQRVAIARALVHDPLLILADEPTGNLDSNTGLVVLSLLQSLIANNGKTLIVVSHSDMVVSAAQRVLAMENGELVERR; this is translated from the coding sequence CTGCGAACCAACACGGTTGTACCACAGCAAACACAACCACCCAGGTCAATTGTCGAATTGCGCAGCCTCACAAAGCGCTTTCTTGAAGGACGCGAGACACGCTCGGTAATACGGCGCGCGGACGCTAAAATATATCATGGTGAGTTCGTCGCGCTGGCGGGACCTAGCGGCTCGGGTAAGACTACGCTGTTAAACCTTATCGGTGGCATCGACACGCCTACGGAAGGCGAGGTGCTCATCGATTCCACGCGCATAAACAAGCTATCCGAGACAGAACGGACGCTGTTCAGACGCAAGAATATCGGCTTCGTCTTCCAGTTCTTTAACCTAATACCCACGCTCAATGTCCGCGAGAATCTGCTGCTGCCGTTGCAACTCAACGGCTATGCAAGCGCAGAGTCCGAGCGCCGCATCAGGAAGTCATTAGAACAAGTCGGCATGGCAGACAGGATGGACAGCCATCCGGACAGGCTTTCCGGAGGCGAGCAGCAGCGCGTTGCAATCGCCCGCGCGCTCGTCCACGATCCGCTGCTGATACTCGCGGACGAGCCGACCGGCAATCTCGATTCCAACACAGGTCTGGTAGTCTTATCGCTGCTGCAAAGTTTGATTGCGAACAATGGCAAGACGCTAATTGTCGTGTCGCACAGCGATATGGTCGTGAGTGCGGCGCAGCGCGTGCTTGCGATGGAAAATGGCGAACTTGTCGAGCGAAGGTAA
- a CDS encoding zinc-binding dehydrogenase: MRAVVIHEHGGRDKLILEEVADPVPSTGEILIRVKAVGLNYLDIFVRRGMPGLPIDLPRISGGDIAGEVVALGDGVESVSIGQRLLIDPAITMPDGTGGALGESATGGLSEYFAISADNAIPLPDDVTYEQAAALPIAYGTAWRMLITRGRLQAGESILILGASGGVGTGAVQIAKMLGCEVFAAASSAGKLAQLKELGADHLVNYTEQPEFHRYVRGIMGGEGVDVVVNYTGGDSWVRSLKAVRHGGRILTCGATAGFEPPTDIRYIWRREMDILGSDGWRRQDLIGLLDKVQDGSIIPVIGSVLPLEETAEGHRLLEDREIFGKVIITP; this comes from the coding sequence ATGCGCGCAGTCGTCATACATGAACACGGTGGACGGGACAAGCTTATTCTCGAAGAAGTCGCTGACCCGGTGCCGTCCACCGGCGAGATACTGATTCGCGTCAAGGCGGTCGGGCTGAACTACCTCGACATATTCGTGCGGCGCGGCATGCCGGGCTTGCCCATCGACCTGCCGCGCATATCCGGCGGCGACATAGCGGGCGAAGTCGTCGCGCTCGGCGATGGCGTGGAATCTGTGAGCATCGGTCAGCGCCTGCTCATAGATCCGGCAATCACGATGCCTGACGGGACAGGCGGCGCGCTCGGCGAGAGTGCGACAGGCGGATTGTCCGAGTACTTCGCCATCAGCGCGGACAACGCCATTCCCCTGCCCGACGATGTTACCTACGAACAAGCCGCCGCGCTGCCCATAGCGTACGGCACGGCTTGGCGAATGCTCATCACACGTGGCAGGCTACAAGCGGGTGAGAGCATCTTGATTCTCGGCGCGAGCGGCGGCGTGGGCACGGGCGCGGTGCAGATTGCCAAGATGCTCGGCTGCGAAGTGTTCGCCGCCGCAAGCAGCGCAGGCAAGCTCGCACAACTCAAAGAACTTGGCGCAGACCACCTCGTCAACTACACGGAACAACCGGAGTTTCACCGCTATGTGCGCGGCATCATGGGCGGCGAAGGGGTGGATGTAGTGGTCAACTACACGGGCGGCGACAGCTGGGTGCGTAGCCTCAAGGCGGTCAGGCACGGCGGGCGCATCCTGACCTGCGGCGCAACCGCCGGCTTCGAGCCTCCAACCGACATCCGCTATATTTGGCGTCGGGAAATGGACATTCTCGGATCGGACGGCTGGCGCAGACAAGACCTAATAGGCCTGCTTGACAAGGTGCAAGATGGCAGTATCATTCCTGTCATAGGCTCAGTGCTGCCGCTCGAAGAGACGGCTGAGGGACACCGCCTGCTCGAAGACCGCGAGATTTTCGGGAAGGTGATTATCACGCCATAA
- a CDS encoding branched-chain amino acid aminotransferase, whose translation MTPTGTKEEDMADYGDYAAYFNGEWIPYKDVRISPDDRGFMLADVVFDIGRTFNGVPFVLDRHIDRLYRSLKYLRIDCGLTPAEMTALCEEGVRRNEEHLTRVGDFSIHPFVTRGRQAGRIGDAGPATVCIGIRPVAFATFAHYYSEGAHGVIARTRSYSSQFVDPKVKHHSRLNFVQAELEVADVDPDASPILLDDAGNLTEGIGYNVFLVKNGVLKTPTDRSILQGISRGVLIELAEGLDIPFSEEDLQPYDLYTADEVFFSRTSPRIVPVSRVDNRAVGDECPGPITRQLISAHSEMVGVDIVDQAVHFANLAE comes from the coding sequence ATGACGCCGACTGGCACGAAGGAGGAAGACATGGCAGATTATGGTGACTATGCCGCGTATTTCAATGGTGAGTGGATACCGTACAAGGATGTGCGCATCTCGCCGGACGACCGCGGGTTTATGCTGGCGGATGTAGTGTTCGACATCGGGCGCACCTTCAACGGGGTGCCGTTCGTGCTTGACAGGCATATCGACCGATTGTATCGGTCGCTGAAATACCTGCGCATTGATTGCGGACTGACGCCGGCGGAAATGACCGCGCTGTGCGAAGAAGGGGTGCGCCGCAACGAAGAACACCTGACCCGCGTCGGAGATTTCAGCATCCACCCGTTCGTTACGCGCGGCAGACAGGCAGGGCGTATCGGAGACGCGGGGCCGGCGACTGTGTGCATCGGCATTCGGCCCGTCGCATTTGCCACATTCGCGCACTACTACAGCGAAGGCGCACACGGCGTCATCGCGCGCACGCGGAGTTATAGCAGCCAGTTCGTCGACCCGAAGGTCAAGCACCACAGTAGGCTGAACTTCGTGCAGGCTGAGCTGGAGGTCGCGGATGTCGATCCCGATGCGTCGCCAATACTGCTAGACGACGCGGGCAACCTGACCGAAGGAATCGGCTACAATGTATTTCTTGTGAAGAACGGTGTGCTGAAAACACCGACCGACCGCAGCATTTTGCAGGGCATCTCGCGCGGCGTGCTGATTGAACTCGCCGAAGGTTTGGACATACCCTTCAGCGAGGAAGACTTGCAGCCATACGACCTTTACACCGCAGACGAAGTGTTCTTCTCGCGCACCAGCCCGCGCATCGTGCCGGTAAGCCGCGTGGACAACCGCGCCGTCGGCGACGAATGCCCCGGTCCGATTACACGGCAGCTAATCAGCGCACACAGCGAAATGGTAGGAGTGGACATCGTTGACCAAGCAGTGCACTTCGCGAATTTGGCGGAATAG
- a CDS encoding Uma2 family endonuclease — MTIVIQRARINSTYEDRRSTPEDKRYQLLDGELIMTAAPRRAYQRAGTKLVTLLDSYVEAHDLGEVYDASFDVVFSDTDVVQPDLLFVSKERLYIKNDDNVRGAPDLVTEILSSSTASIDRNFKRALYAKHGVKEFWLVDTDARNITVMFLREHGYEVVGIYGEGQTLTSPTLEGLILNISEIF, encoded by the coding sequence CTGACGATAGTAATCCAGAGAGCGCGAATAAATAGCACTTACGAAGACCGTCGCAGCACGCCTGAAGACAAGCGATACCAGCTGCTAGACGGGGAGTTGATTATGACGGCAGCCCCGCGCAGAGCGTACCAAAGAGCAGGCACGAAACTGGTAACTCTGCTCGATAGCTATGTAGAGGCGCATGACTTGGGTGAAGTCTATGACGCGTCCTTCGATGTCGTGTTCAGCGATACGGATGTGGTACAGCCTGACTTGCTGTTCGTGTCCAAGGAGCGACTGTACATCAAAAACGACGACAATGTACGCGGTGCGCCCGACCTTGTCACCGAAATCCTATCCTCTTCGACGGCAAGCATCGACAGAAACTTCAAGCGCGCGTTATACGCCAAGCACGGCGTCAAAGAGTTCTGGCTCGTAGACACCGACGCTAGGAACATAACGGTGATGTTCCTCCGCGAACACGGCTATGAGGTTGTCGGCATCTACGGCGAAGGGCAGACCCTTACATCGCCCACGCTCGAAGGTTTAATACTCAACATCAGCGAGATTTTCTAG
- a CDS encoding carotenoid 1,2-hydratase, with product MKSSLLRLVIAAICLAIVIAMLAGAVYALTRAGIDAEVSANLSLPDALRTTDAGFKSVTAPRQFAFPEDHGPHSDYALEWWYFTGNLDTHDNRHFGYELTFFRVGITSDEFDRTSDWAARQMYTAHFALTDVQDEDFYAFERYSRDALGLAGAVSSPTTPFRVWLEDWSVAATGDDTLPMRLYAANTGVEIDLTLRDGKGVALNGEDGFSRKGFLPGEASYYYSLTRLPTDGTITLNGQTFEVSGLSWLDREWSSAQLSSEHEGWDWFSMQLSDGRDIMYGVLRPHDANGRPLHSGTVVEADGNYTNIDSKHVRLDVLDWWESPRGGTYPSRWRFRMSDDGDDSDKQGDALDIEITPYISDQELDTIVRYWEGAVRIEGTAAGESISGSGYVELTGYAD from the coding sequence ATGAAGAGTAGCCTGTTGCGCCTCGTGATTGCGGCGATTTGCCTTGCGATAGTCATAGCGATGCTGGCTGGCGCCGTGTACGCGCTAACTCGCGCAGGAATCGATGCGGAAGTTAGCGCAAATCTGTCATTGCCCGATGCGCTGCGAACGACGGACGCCGGCTTCAAGAGCGTAACCGCGCCGCGCCAATTCGCATTCCCCGAAGACCACGGCCCGCATTCTGATTACGCGCTCGAATGGTGGTATTTCACCGGAAATCTAGACACGCACGACAACAGGCACTTCGGCTACGAGTTGACATTTTTCAGGGTCGGCATAACATCGGACGAATTCGACCGCACATCGGATTGGGCAGCGCGGCAGATGTACACGGCGCACTTCGCGCTGACCGATGTACAAGACGAAGACTTCTATGCTTTCGAGCGATACAGCCGCGATGCGCTCGGCTTGGCAGGCGCAGTGAGTTCGCCAACCACGCCGTTTCGAGTGTGGCTGGAAGACTGGTCCGTTGCTGCGACCGGCGACGACACACTACCCATGCGCCTGTACGCCGCTAATACGGGCGTCGAAATCGACCTGACGCTGCGCGATGGCAAGGGCGTCGCGCTGAACGGCGAAGACGGGTTCAGCCGCAAGGGATTCTTACCCGGAGAGGCGTCGTACTACTACTCACTGACACGTCTGCCGACCGATGGGACAATTACGCTAAACGGGCAGACATTCGAGGTAAGCGGGCTCAGCTGGCTGGACAGAGAATGGAGTTCGGCGCAGCTATCCTCAGAACACGAGGGCTGGGATTGGTTCTCTATGCAGTTGTCCGATGGGCGCGACATTATGTACGGTGTGCTGCGTCCGCATGATGCAAACGGACGCCCATTGCACTCGGGCACGGTGGTCGAAGCGGACGGCAACTACACCAACATTGACAGCAAGCACGTTCGGCTGGATGTGCTTGACTGGTGGGAAAGCCCGCGCGGTGGCACCTACCCGTCGCGCTGGCGATTCCGCATGTCCGACGACGGCGACGACTCCGACAAACAGGGCGATGCCCTGGACATCGAGATAACGCCGTACATCAGCGACCAAGAACTCGACACCATCGTGCGCTACTGGGAAGGCGCGGTGCGAATCGAAGGCACTGCGGCAGGCGAATCAATCAGCGGAAGCGGCTATGTTGAACTAACCGGGTACGCGGACTAA